The genomic region GCCGGGCATAGACGACGGCAGTGTCACGCAGGGCCTGGGCACCGAGGGTGAGGGCGGACTGTTCACCTCGCCGCCCCCGGAGCATATGGACGTAGATGCTGGCCCCGCCGGTCCGCGCATTGAGCGCGGTGCTGAAGGTGTCCCGCGGCTAGTGGTGACCGAAGACTTCTCCCGCGCCTGGCGTACCGTGGGCAAGGCTTTGGAAGCCGCTGAAATGACGGTTGACGACCGCGATCGTTCGCGTGGCCTGTATTTCGTCGACTACAAGCATCGCCAGTTGCGTGGTCGTGTTGCCCGTACCTTGATGTTCTGGGGCGACAAGGAGAGCAACCGCAAGCAGCGTCTGCTGGTGCTGTTGCAGTCCGACGGTGAGCACACCAACGTACTGGTGTTCGACGAAAAGGAAAAACTGGTTACGGCACTACTCGCCGAAGAGGTCCTGCGCAAGATTCAGCAGAACCTCGATTGATTTGAAGGCGGGCGTGCGCTTCGCCTCACTGGGCAGCGGCAGCCGTGGCAACGCCACCGTGGTGCAGGCCGGCAGCACCACGCTGCTGATCGACTGTGGATTTGGAGTCGCGGAAACGCGCCGGCGCCTTGGGCGGCTGGGAATGGACCTGTCGGAGTTGACCGCGATCCTGCTCACGCATGAGCATGCCGACCACGTCGCCGGCGTAGGCGCTGTGGCGCGCGCCGGACGCGTGCCGGTTTGGGCCACACCCGGCACCTTGGCCGCGCTGGCGCCGCAGGTGGGCGTACTTCCGGAGGTTCGCTACATCAATTGCCACGCACCGTGGCAAATCGACGGGCTGGCCATTACGCCGTTTCCAGTGCCCCACGACGGGCGCGAGAGCTGCCAGTACCTGCTGTCCGATGGCTCGGCGCGCTTCGCGGCGGTGACCGACCTGGGCCATACCACCGCCCATATGCGGACCGTGTTGGCGGGCTGTGATGGGTTGCTGTTCGAGTGCAATCACGACCGCGACCTGTTGCTGGGCGGTCATTATCCCGCTGCGCTCAAGCGCCGGGTGGATGGCGATTTTGGACACCTGAGCAACGCCGCCGCAGCACAGTTCATCGCCAGCCTTGACTGCGGGCGCCTCAAGCATTTCGCGGCCGCGCACTTGAGCGAGCAGAATAATCGACCGGAACTGGCCCGCGCAGCCATGGCCGATGCCCTGGGTTGCACCGCTGACTGGATTGCGGTGGCCGATCAGGATGCTGGGCTCGGCTGGTGCGATCTCGCCTGAGCGCCTGACTTTGAAGCGATTATTACGGAACCGAGCATGACCGACCCGCGGGGCACAGAGCTGTATCGAGGCAAGGCCAAGACGGTGTACACCACCGACGCCGCCGATGTCCTGTTGATGCATTATCGAAACGACACCTCGGCGTTTGACGGCGAGAAGAAAGCGGCGCTGGTTCGCAAAGGCCTGGTCAACAACCACATCAACGCCTTCGTCATGAGCCGGCTACAGCAGGCCGGAGTGCCCACGCATTTCC from Immundisolibacter sp. harbors:
- the bamC gene encoding outer membrane protein assembly factor BamC — translated: MQRLTFRQHAPLFLALVFALPQLSGCGALGGLLGHDPQEKQYREAESLPPLEVPPDLTGIADSNALVVPGIDDGSVTQGLGTEGEGGLFTSPPPEHMDVDAGPAGPRIERGAEGVPRLVVTEDFSRAWRTVGKALEAAEMTVDDRDRSRGLYFVDYKHRQLRGRVARTLMFWGDKESNRKQRLLVLLQSDGEHTNVLVFDEKEKLVTALLAEEVLRKIQQNLD
- a CDS encoding MBL fold metallo-hydrolase, with amino-acid sequence MRFASLGSGSRGNATVVQAGSTTLLIDCGFGVAETRRRLGRLGMDLSELTAILLTHEHADHVAGVGAVARAGRVPVWATPGTLAALAPQVGVLPEVRYINCHAPWQIDGLAITPFPVPHDGRESCQYLLSDGSARFAAVTDLGHTTAHMRTVLAGCDGLLFECNHDRDLLLGGHYPAALKRRVDGDFGHLSNAAAAQFIASLDCGRLKHFAAAHLSEQNNRPELARAAMADALGCTADWIAVADQDAGLGWCDLA